A region of Gracilinanus agilis isolate LMUSP501 chromosome 3, AgileGrace, whole genome shotgun sequence DNA encodes the following proteins:
- the LOC123238983 gene encoding 39S ribosomal protein L47, mitochondrial-like yields MAAGRLVAVCRGFATALKGPGSLASSLAPAASPGFTFSLLNKIRTNINPLHQYKLIHTTLSRKGLEEFFDDPKNWGAETVKSGAAWTHEQLRCKSNEDLHKLWYVLLKERNMLLTLEQEAKRQRLPMPSPERLEKVTESMDALDKVVQERDDALRLLQTGQEKPRPGDWRKDIFGHIIWYKYKQWPIPWYLNKSYNKKKYYTMPFVDQFVRLRLEKYLRSEAKKKSLKRRKEKILQRKFPHMSAEAQN; encoded by the coding sequence ATGGCGGCGGGACGGCTGGTAGCTGTATGTCGGGGCTTCGCCACCGCCCTGAAGGGGCCCGGAAGCTTAGCGAGCTCGCTGGCCCCCGCCGCCAGCCCAGGATTTACTTTCAGTTTGTTAAACAAAATTAGAACTAACATCAATCCCCTCCATCAATATAAATTAATTCATACTACTTTGTCAAGAAAAGGACTAGAAGAATTTTTTGATGATCCAAAAAATTGGGGAGCAGAAACAGTCAAATCAGGTGCTGCATGGACCCATGAACAGTTAAGGTGCAAGAGTAATGAAGATTTGCATAAGCTTTGGTATGTCCTactgaaagaaagaaacatgCTTCTCACGTTAGAGCAGGAGGCCAAAAGACAGAGATTGCCAATGCCGAGTCCCGAGCGATTAGAAAAGGTGACAGAGTCCATGGATGCTTTAGATAAAGTTGTTCAGGAAAGAGATGATGCTTTGAGACTTCTTCAGACAGGTCAAGAAAAGCCAAGACCAGGTGACTGGAGGAAAGACATTTTTGGACATATCATCTGGTACAAGTACAAGCAGTGGCCTATACCCTGGTACCTCAACAAAAGCTACAACAAAAAGAAGTACTATACAATGCCTTTTGTGGATCAGTTTGTCAGACTGAGGCTTGAAAAGTACTTACGTAGTGAAGCCAAGAAGAAAagtttaaagagaaggaaagagaagatacTTCAAAGAAAATTTCCACACATGTCTGCTGAAGCCCAAAACTGA